A genomic segment from Nicotiana tabacum cultivar K326 chromosome 7, ASM71507v2, whole genome shotgun sequence encodes:
- the LOC107797408 gene encoding uncharacterized protein LOC107797408 isoform X4, whose product MVLSVLKSLSTRPFKVVESVSMDLLDDILADGASKTVKAGGKFQPKAKPRPVKKGPAVAASTVSLTSKPTGDTVATDSIEALKKDGKNPQNYDEQSSVLAEPSLEHPLAAETLCPSVGSYLDTSTVVPDNSEDSKTCLEKSEGEYAGIYVGLDSFDDLLPISSAIENSSPATNPSAVHVAGAEKGQEQLSIPVSSVDDSAPSTSNLQPDEVAACQDPLTCQGSVVPVSGSCQMEMDSYPSLEAADILGVTTTSGQSTRRFQPKSKLQVYRERYDTSIPDSDAVESVSCQPNSHSVHSEMDFVDRVKEHGFPADDVLDFSARGFDNNIITESTHEFHVHEEYVIEASHSDVGIPAELPESTCQMPEEPVHQRPKTKKQKLPASDLSAITEENGAGRSLRSRRKSVNANRLVDESEVVADDGEYVPEQPNDSVTNGNDEDLLVENESQGKKVQKKSKRTVAEDRKQVRKSKKTTEASDQAANKKPKKFSHSTRQKRRQVNKALLEAPEYEIDYQKVPIKDLIILGEHRERLAKKDAAASQIPTTDQSAGASVSNYNEDETYPSDAGAEDNDRQIGSRAQDSSAYFNYQTYMDKTPSTRWSKQETELFYEAVQQFGTDLSLIQQLFPGRTRRQLKLKYKKEERQHPFRLHDALTNRSKDHSHFERVIDRLKQIEAEELQKADKDESIDLTGEQEVEEGTQEINMFNRSFTGSALPLCNVKKGGRSEF is encoded by the exons ATGGTTCTGTCTGTCTTGAAAAGCTTATCCACTAGACCATTTAAGGT CGTTGAAAGTGTATCCATGGACCTTTTAGATGATATTTTGGCTGATGGTGCTTCAAAGACCG TCAAGGCTGGCGGCAAGTTTCAACCCAAGGCAAAGCCTCGTCCAGTGAAAAAAGGTCCAGCTGTTGCGGCCTCAACAGTTTCTTTGACGTCAAAACCCACTGGTGATACTGTAGCAACTGATTCAATTGAGGCTCTTAAGAAGGATGgaaaaaatccccaaaatt ACGATGAACAAAGCTCTGTGTTAGCGGAACCTTCCTTGGAGCATCCTCTTGCTGCAGAAACTTTGTGTCCATCAGTTGGTTCATATCTAGATACAAGTACGGTAGTGCCTGATAACAGTGAAGATTCGAAAACTTGTCTTGAGAAATCCGAGGGAGAG TATGCAGGCATATATGTAGGTTTGGATTCGTTTGATGATTTACTTCCTATCTCAAGCGCCATAG AAAATTCTAGTCCCGCTACAAATCCATCTGCTGTTCATGTTGCTGGTGCAGAGAAGGGACAAGAACAACTTTCAATTCCAGTTTCTTCAGTTGATGATTCAGCTCCTAGCACTTCTAATCTTCAACCTGATGAAGTGGCAGCATGCCAAGATCCATTAACTTGTCAAGGAAGTGTTGTTCCTGTTAGTGGAAGTTGTCAGATG GAGATGGACAGCTATCCTTCCTTGGAAGCAGCAGATATCCTGGGGGTAACTACTACATCTG GGCAGAGTACCAGAAGGTTTCAACCCAAGTCCAAGCTACAAGTATACAGAGAGAGATACGACACAAGCATCCCTGATTCAGATGCAGTAGAATCAGTTTCATGTCAGCCAAATTCACACTCAGTTCATTCTGAAATGGATTTTGTGGATAGAGTGAAGGAACATGGATTCCCTGCTGATGATGTCCTTGATTTCTCAGCCAGAGGATTTGATAATAATATTATTACAGAATCTACTCATGAATTTCATGTTCATGAAGAATATGTTATCGAAGCTTCGCATTCAGATGTTGGCATCCCAGCAGAACTCCCTGAATCTACTTGTCAGATGCCTGAGGAACCT GTACATCAGAGGCCAAAGACTAAAAAGCAAAAATTGCCTGCATCTGATCTTTCTGCAATTACTGAAGAGAATGGAGCGGGTAGATCATTAAGGAGTAGAAGAAAGTCCGTAAATGCAAATAGACTAGTAGATGAGTCTGAAGTAGTAGCGGATGATGGGGAATATGTGCCTGAACAACCTAATGATTCTGTTACAAATGGTAATGATGAGGATCTTCTGGTGGAAAATGAATCACAAGGGAAAAAAGTACAGAAAAAGTCAAAGAGAACAGTTGCCGAGGATAGAAAGCAAGTTAGGAAGAGTAAAAAGACCACTGAAGCTTCAGACCAGGCAGCCAACAAGAAACCTAAGAAGTTTTCTCACTCCACTCGTCAAAAGAGGAGACAAG TGAACAAGGCTTTGCTTGAGGCTCCCGAGTATGAGATTGACTACCAAAAGGTACCTATTAAGGATCTAATTATATTAGGAGAGCACAGAGAGCGGCTGGCG AAAAAAGATGCTGCAGCGTCACAAATACCTACTACAGATCAGAG TGCTGGTGCTTCTGTTTCTAATTATAATGAGGATGAGACCTATCCTTCAGATGCCGGCGCAGAAGATAATGATCGTCAAATAGGTTCTCGGGCTCAAGATTCTTCTGCCTACTTTAATTATCAAACTTATATGGACAAAACACCCAGCACAAGGTGGTCAAAACAGGAAACAGAACTGTTCTATGAG GCTGTGCAGCAGTTTGGGACTGACTTATCCCTGATACAACAACTTTTTCCTGGCCGGACACGTAGACAGCTAAAGCTAAAATACAAGAAAGAAGAGCGGCAACATCCATTTAGGCTTCATGATGCTCTAACCAATCGTTCCAAAG ATCATTCCCACTTTGAACGAGTAATTGATCGTTTAAAACAAATTGAAGCCGAGGAATTGCAGAAAGCCGATAAAGATGAGTCAATTGACTTGACAGGGGAGCAGGAAGTGGAGGAGGGAACTCAGGAGATCAAT ATGTTCAATAGATCCTTCACTGGATCTGCCTTGCCACTGTGCAATGTGAAAAAAG GAGGAAGAAGCGAATTCTGA
- the LOC107797408 gene encoding uncharacterized protein LOC107797408 isoform X1, with amino-acid sequence MVLSVLKSLSTRPFKVVESVSMDLLDDILADGASKTVKAGGKFQPKAKPRPVKKGPAVAASTVSLTSKPTGDTVATDSIEALKKDGKNPQNYDEQSSVLAEPSLEHPLAAETLCPSVGSYLDTSTVVPDNSEDSKTCLEKSEGEYAGIYVGLDSFDDLLPISSAIENSSPATNPSAVHVAGAEKGQEQLSIPVSSVDDSAPSTSNLQPDEVAACQDPLTCQGSVVPVSGSCQMEMDSYPSLEAADILGVTTTSGQSTRRFQPKSKLQVYRERYDTSIPDSDAVESVSCQPNSHSVHSEMDFVDRVKEHGFPADDVLDFSARGFDNNIITESTHEFHVHEEYVIEASHSDVGIPAELPESTCQMPEEPVHQRPKTKKQKLPASDLSAITEENGAGRSLRSRRKSVNANRLVDESEVVADDGEYVPEQPNDSVTNGNDEDLLVENESQGKKVQKKSKRTVAEDRKQVRKSKKTTEASDQAANKKPKKFSHSTRQKRRQVNKALLEAPEYEIDYQKVPIKDLIILGEHRERLAKKDAAASQIPTTDQSAGASVSNYNEDETYPSDAGAEDNDRQIGSRAQDSSAYFNYQTYMDKTPSTRWSKQETELFYEAVQQFGTDLSLIQQLFPGRTRRQLKLKYKKEERQHPFRLHDALTNRSKDHSHFERVIDRLKQIEAEELQKADKDESIDLTGEQEVEEGTQEINEEEANSEHVEEKEVEAVEQQDVPEMESPVENYDSEDDSWRWSQYKSEV; translated from the exons ATGGTTCTGTCTGTCTTGAAAAGCTTATCCACTAGACCATTTAAGGT CGTTGAAAGTGTATCCATGGACCTTTTAGATGATATTTTGGCTGATGGTGCTTCAAAGACCG TCAAGGCTGGCGGCAAGTTTCAACCCAAGGCAAAGCCTCGTCCAGTGAAAAAAGGTCCAGCTGTTGCGGCCTCAACAGTTTCTTTGACGTCAAAACCCACTGGTGATACTGTAGCAACTGATTCAATTGAGGCTCTTAAGAAGGATGgaaaaaatccccaaaatt ACGATGAACAAAGCTCTGTGTTAGCGGAACCTTCCTTGGAGCATCCTCTTGCTGCAGAAACTTTGTGTCCATCAGTTGGTTCATATCTAGATACAAGTACGGTAGTGCCTGATAACAGTGAAGATTCGAAAACTTGTCTTGAGAAATCCGAGGGAGAG TATGCAGGCATATATGTAGGTTTGGATTCGTTTGATGATTTACTTCCTATCTCAAGCGCCATAG AAAATTCTAGTCCCGCTACAAATCCATCTGCTGTTCATGTTGCTGGTGCAGAGAAGGGACAAGAACAACTTTCAATTCCAGTTTCTTCAGTTGATGATTCAGCTCCTAGCACTTCTAATCTTCAACCTGATGAAGTGGCAGCATGCCAAGATCCATTAACTTGTCAAGGAAGTGTTGTTCCTGTTAGTGGAAGTTGTCAGATG GAGATGGACAGCTATCCTTCCTTGGAAGCAGCAGATATCCTGGGGGTAACTACTACATCTG GGCAGAGTACCAGAAGGTTTCAACCCAAGTCCAAGCTACAAGTATACAGAGAGAGATACGACACAAGCATCCCTGATTCAGATGCAGTAGAATCAGTTTCATGTCAGCCAAATTCACACTCAGTTCATTCTGAAATGGATTTTGTGGATAGAGTGAAGGAACATGGATTCCCTGCTGATGATGTCCTTGATTTCTCAGCCAGAGGATTTGATAATAATATTATTACAGAATCTACTCATGAATTTCATGTTCATGAAGAATATGTTATCGAAGCTTCGCATTCAGATGTTGGCATCCCAGCAGAACTCCCTGAATCTACTTGTCAGATGCCTGAGGAACCT GTACATCAGAGGCCAAAGACTAAAAAGCAAAAATTGCCTGCATCTGATCTTTCTGCAATTACTGAAGAGAATGGAGCGGGTAGATCATTAAGGAGTAGAAGAAAGTCCGTAAATGCAAATAGACTAGTAGATGAGTCTGAAGTAGTAGCGGATGATGGGGAATATGTGCCTGAACAACCTAATGATTCTGTTACAAATGGTAATGATGAGGATCTTCTGGTGGAAAATGAATCACAAGGGAAAAAAGTACAGAAAAAGTCAAAGAGAACAGTTGCCGAGGATAGAAAGCAAGTTAGGAAGAGTAAAAAGACCACTGAAGCTTCAGACCAGGCAGCCAACAAGAAACCTAAGAAGTTTTCTCACTCCACTCGTCAAAAGAGGAGACAAG TGAACAAGGCTTTGCTTGAGGCTCCCGAGTATGAGATTGACTACCAAAAGGTACCTATTAAGGATCTAATTATATTAGGAGAGCACAGAGAGCGGCTGGCG AAAAAAGATGCTGCAGCGTCACAAATACCTACTACAGATCAGAG TGCTGGTGCTTCTGTTTCTAATTATAATGAGGATGAGACCTATCCTTCAGATGCCGGCGCAGAAGATAATGATCGTCAAATAGGTTCTCGGGCTCAAGATTCTTCTGCCTACTTTAATTATCAAACTTATATGGACAAAACACCCAGCACAAGGTGGTCAAAACAGGAAACAGAACTGTTCTATGAG GCTGTGCAGCAGTTTGGGACTGACTTATCCCTGATACAACAACTTTTTCCTGGCCGGACACGTAGACAGCTAAAGCTAAAATACAAGAAAGAAGAGCGGCAACATCCATTTAGGCTTCATGATGCTCTAACCAATCGTTCCAAAG ATCATTCCCACTTTGAACGAGTAATTGATCGTTTAAAACAAATTGAAGCCGAGGAATTGCAGAAAGCCGATAAAGATGAGTCAATTGACTTGACAGGGGAGCAGGAAGTGGAGGAGGGAACTCAGGAGATCAAT GAGGAAGAAGCGAATTCTGAACATGTTGAGGAAAAAGAAGTTGAAGCTGTGGAGCAACAAGATGTTCCAGAAATGGAGAGTCCAGTTGAGAACTATGATAGTGAAGATGATTCTTGGAGATGGAGTCAGTATAAGAGTGAAGTGTGA
- the LOC107797408 gene encoding uncharacterized protein LOC107797408 isoform X2 — MVLSVLKSLSTRPFKVVESVSMDLLDDILADGASKTVKAGGKFQPKAKPRPVKKGPAVAASTVSLTSKPTGDTVATDSIEALKKDGKNPQNYDEQSSVLAEPSLEHPLAAETLCPSVGSYLDTSTVVPDNSEDSKTCLEKSEGEYAGIYVGLDSFDDLLPISSAIENSSPATNPSAVHVAGAEKGQEQLSIPVSSVDDSAPSTSNLQPDEVAACQDPLTCQGSVVPEMDSYPSLEAADILGVTTTSGQSTRRFQPKSKLQVYRERYDTSIPDSDAVESVSCQPNSHSVHSEMDFVDRVKEHGFPADDVLDFSARGFDNNIITESTHEFHVHEEYVIEASHSDVGIPAELPESTCQMPEEPVHQRPKTKKQKLPASDLSAITEENGAGRSLRSRRKSVNANRLVDESEVVADDGEYVPEQPNDSVTNGNDEDLLVENESQGKKVQKKSKRTVAEDRKQVRKSKKTTEASDQAANKKPKKFSHSTRQKRRQVNKALLEAPEYEIDYQKVPIKDLIILGEHRERLAKKDAAASQIPTTDQSAGASVSNYNEDETYPSDAGAEDNDRQIGSRAQDSSAYFNYQTYMDKTPSTRWSKQETELFYEAVQQFGTDLSLIQQLFPGRTRRQLKLKYKKEERQHPFRLHDALTNRSKDHSHFERVIDRLKQIEAEELQKADKDESIDLTGEQEVEEGTQEINEEEANSEHVEEKEVEAVEQQDVPEMESPVENYDSEDDSWRWSQYKSEV; from the exons ATGGTTCTGTCTGTCTTGAAAAGCTTATCCACTAGACCATTTAAGGT CGTTGAAAGTGTATCCATGGACCTTTTAGATGATATTTTGGCTGATGGTGCTTCAAAGACCG TCAAGGCTGGCGGCAAGTTTCAACCCAAGGCAAAGCCTCGTCCAGTGAAAAAAGGTCCAGCTGTTGCGGCCTCAACAGTTTCTTTGACGTCAAAACCCACTGGTGATACTGTAGCAACTGATTCAATTGAGGCTCTTAAGAAGGATGgaaaaaatccccaaaatt ACGATGAACAAAGCTCTGTGTTAGCGGAACCTTCCTTGGAGCATCCTCTTGCTGCAGAAACTTTGTGTCCATCAGTTGGTTCATATCTAGATACAAGTACGGTAGTGCCTGATAACAGTGAAGATTCGAAAACTTGTCTTGAGAAATCCGAGGGAGAG TATGCAGGCATATATGTAGGTTTGGATTCGTTTGATGATTTACTTCCTATCTCAAGCGCCATAG AAAATTCTAGTCCCGCTACAAATCCATCTGCTGTTCATGTTGCTGGTGCAGAGAAGGGACAAGAACAACTTTCAATTCCAGTTTCTTCAGTTGATGATTCAGCTCCTAGCACTTCTAATCTTCAACCTGATGAAGTGGCAGCATGCCAAGATCCATTAACTTGTCAAGGAAGTGTTGTTCCT GAGATGGACAGCTATCCTTCCTTGGAAGCAGCAGATATCCTGGGGGTAACTACTACATCTG GGCAGAGTACCAGAAGGTTTCAACCCAAGTCCAAGCTACAAGTATACAGAGAGAGATACGACACAAGCATCCCTGATTCAGATGCAGTAGAATCAGTTTCATGTCAGCCAAATTCACACTCAGTTCATTCTGAAATGGATTTTGTGGATAGAGTGAAGGAACATGGATTCCCTGCTGATGATGTCCTTGATTTCTCAGCCAGAGGATTTGATAATAATATTATTACAGAATCTACTCATGAATTTCATGTTCATGAAGAATATGTTATCGAAGCTTCGCATTCAGATGTTGGCATCCCAGCAGAACTCCCTGAATCTACTTGTCAGATGCCTGAGGAACCT GTACATCAGAGGCCAAAGACTAAAAAGCAAAAATTGCCTGCATCTGATCTTTCTGCAATTACTGAAGAGAATGGAGCGGGTAGATCATTAAGGAGTAGAAGAAAGTCCGTAAATGCAAATAGACTAGTAGATGAGTCTGAAGTAGTAGCGGATGATGGGGAATATGTGCCTGAACAACCTAATGATTCTGTTACAAATGGTAATGATGAGGATCTTCTGGTGGAAAATGAATCACAAGGGAAAAAAGTACAGAAAAAGTCAAAGAGAACAGTTGCCGAGGATAGAAAGCAAGTTAGGAAGAGTAAAAAGACCACTGAAGCTTCAGACCAGGCAGCCAACAAGAAACCTAAGAAGTTTTCTCACTCCACTCGTCAAAAGAGGAGACAAG TGAACAAGGCTTTGCTTGAGGCTCCCGAGTATGAGATTGACTACCAAAAGGTACCTATTAAGGATCTAATTATATTAGGAGAGCACAGAGAGCGGCTGGCG AAAAAAGATGCTGCAGCGTCACAAATACCTACTACAGATCAGAG TGCTGGTGCTTCTGTTTCTAATTATAATGAGGATGAGACCTATCCTTCAGATGCCGGCGCAGAAGATAATGATCGTCAAATAGGTTCTCGGGCTCAAGATTCTTCTGCCTACTTTAATTATCAAACTTATATGGACAAAACACCCAGCACAAGGTGGTCAAAACAGGAAACAGAACTGTTCTATGAG GCTGTGCAGCAGTTTGGGACTGACTTATCCCTGATACAACAACTTTTTCCTGGCCGGACACGTAGACAGCTAAAGCTAAAATACAAGAAAGAAGAGCGGCAACATCCATTTAGGCTTCATGATGCTCTAACCAATCGTTCCAAAG ATCATTCCCACTTTGAACGAGTAATTGATCGTTTAAAACAAATTGAAGCCGAGGAATTGCAGAAAGCCGATAAAGATGAGTCAATTGACTTGACAGGGGAGCAGGAAGTGGAGGAGGGAACTCAGGAGATCAAT GAGGAAGAAGCGAATTCTGAACATGTTGAGGAAAAAGAAGTTGAAGCTGTGGAGCAACAAGATGTTCCAGAAATGGAGAGTCCAGTTGAGAACTATGATAGTGAAGATGATTCTTGGAGATGGAGTCAGTATAAGAGTGAAGTGTGA
- the LOC107797408 gene encoding uncharacterized protein LOC107797408 isoform X5 → MVLSVLKSLSTRPFKVVESVSMDLLDDILADGASKTVKAGGKFQPKAKPRPVKKGPAVAASTVSLTSKPTGDTVATDSIEALKKDGKNPQNYDEQSSVLAEPSLEHPLAAETLCPSVGSYLDTSTVVPDNSEDSKTCLEKSEGEYAGIYVGLDSFDDLLPISSAIENSSPATNPSAVHVAGAEKGQEQLSIPVSSVDDSAPSTSNLQPDEVAACQDPLTCQGSVVPVSGSCQMEMDSYPSLEAADILGVTTTSGQSTRRFQPKSKLQVYRERYDTSIPDSDAVESVSCQPNSHSVHSEMDFVDRVKEHGFPADDVLDFSARGFDNNIITESTHEFHVHEEYVIEASHSDVGIPAELPESTCQMPEEPVHQRPKTKKQKLPASDLSAITEENGAGRSLRSRRKSVNANRLVDESEVVADDGEYVPEQPNDSVTNGNDEDLLVENESQGKKVQKKSKRTVAEDRKQVRKSKKTTEASDQAANKKPKKFSHSTRQKRRQVNKALLEAPEYEIDYQKVPIKDLIILGEHRERLAKKDAAASQIPTTDQSAGASVSNYNEDETYPSDAGAEDNDRQIGSRAQDSSAYFNYQTYMDKTPSTRWSKQETELFYESDRIL, encoded by the exons ATGGTTCTGTCTGTCTTGAAAAGCTTATCCACTAGACCATTTAAGGT CGTTGAAAGTGTATCCATGGACCTTTTAGATGATATTTTGGCTGATGGTGCTTCAAAGACCG TCAAGGCTGGCGGCAAGTTTCAACCCAAGGCAAAGCCTCGTCCAGTGAAAAAAGGTCCAGCTGTTGCGGCCTCAACAGTTTCTTTGACGTCAAAACCCACTGGTGATACTGTAGCAACTGATTCAATTGAGGCTCTTAAGAAGGATGgaaaaaatccccaaaatt ACGATGAACAAAGCTCTGTGTTAGCGGAACCTTCCTTGGAGCATCCTCTTGCTGCAGAAACTTTGTGTCCATCAGTTGGTTCATATCTAGATACAAGTACGGTAGTGCCTGATAACAGTGAAGATTCGAAAACTTGTCTTGAGAAATCCGAGGGAGAG TATGCAGGCATATATGTAGGTTTGGATTCGTTTGATGATTTACTTCCTATCTCAAGCGCCATAG AAAATTCTAGTCCCGCTACAAATCCATCTGCTGTTCATGTTGCTGGTGCAGAGAAGGGACAAGAACAACTTTCAATTCCAGTTTCTTCAGTTGATGATTCAGCTCCTAGCACTTCTAATCTTCAACCTGATGAAGTGGCAGCATGCCAAGATCCATTAACTTGTCAAGGAAGTGTTGTTCCTGTTAGTGGAAGTTGTCAGATG GAGATGGACAGCTATCCTTCCTTGGAAGCAGCAGATATCCTGGGGGTAACTACTACATCTG GGCAGAGTACCAGAAGGTTTCAACCCAAGTCCAAGCTACAAGTATACAGAGAGAGATACGACACAAGCATCCCTGATTCAGATGCAGTAGAATCAGTTTCATGTCAGCCAAATTCACACTCAGTTCATTCTGAAATGGATTTTGTGGATAGAGTGAAGGAACATGGATTCCCTGCTGATGATGTCCTTGATTTCTCAGCCAGAGGATTTGATAATAATATTATTACAGAATCTACTCATGAATTTCATGTTCATGAAGAATATGTTATCGAAGCTTCGCATTCAGATGTTGGCATCCCAGCAGAACTCCCTGAATCTACTTGTCAGATGCCTGAGGAACCT GTACATCAGAGGCCAAAGACTAAAAAGCAAAAATTGCCTGCATCTGATCTTTCTGCAATTACTGAAGAGAATGGAGCGGGTAGATCATTAAGGAGTAGAAGAAAGTCCGTAAATGCAAATAGACTAGTAGATGAGTCTGAAGTAGTAGCGGATGATGGGGAATATGTGCCTGAACAACCTAATGATTCTGTTACAAATGGTAATGATGAGGATCTTCTGGTGGAAAATGAATCACAAGGGAAAAAAGTACAGAAAAAGTCAAAGAGAACAGTTGCCGAGGATAGAAAGCAAGTTAGGAAGAGTAAAAAGACCACTGAAGCTTCAGACCAGGCAGCCAACAAGAAACCTAAGAAGTTTTCTCACTCCACTCGTCAAAAGAGGAGACAAG TGAACAAGGCTTTGCTTGAGGCTCCCGAGTATGAGATTGACTACCAAAAGGTACCTATTAAGGATCTAATTATATTAGGAGAGCACAGAGAGCGGCTGGCG AAAAAAGATGCTGCAGCGTCACAAATACCTACTACAGATCAGAG TGCTGGTGCTTCTGTTTCTAATTATAATGAGGATGAGACCTATCCTTCAGATGCCGGCGCAGAAGATAATGATCGTCAAATAGGTTCTCGGGCTCAAGATTCTTCTGCCTACTTTAATTATCAAACTTATATGGACAAAACACCCAGCACAAGGTGGTCAAAACAGGAAACAGAACTGTTCTATGAG agcgacaggattctttaa
- the LOC107797408 gene encoding uncharacterized protein LOC107797408 isoform X3 has protein sequence MDLLDDILADGASKTVKAGGKFQPKAKPRPVKKGPAVAASTVSLTSKPTGDTVATDSIEALKKDGKNPQNYDEQSSVLAEPSLEHPLAAETLCPSVGSYLDTSTVVPDNSEDSKTCLEKSEGEYAGIYVGLDSFDDLLPISSAIENSSPATNPSAVHVAGAEKGQEQLSIPVSSVDDSAPSTSNLQPDEVAACQDPLTCQGSVVPVSGSCQMEMDSYPSLEAADILGVTTTSGQSTRRFQPKSKLQVYRERYDTSIPDSDAVESVSCQPNSHSVHSEMDFVDRVKEHGFPADDVLDFSARGFDNNIITESTHEFHVHEEYVIEASHSDVGIPAELPESTCQMPEEPVHQRPKTKKQKLPASDLSAITEENGAGRSLRSRRKSVNANRLVDESEVVADDGEYVPEQPNDSVTNGNDEDLLVENESQGKKVQKKSKRTVAEDRKQVRKSKKTTEASDQAANKKPKKFSHSTRQKRRQVNKALLEAPEYEIDYQKVPIKDLIILGEHRERLAKKDAAASQIPTTDQSAGASVSNYNEDETYPSDAGAEDNDRQIGSRAQDSSAYFNYQTYMDKTPSTRWSKQETELFYEAVQQFGTDLSLIQQLFPGRTRRQLKLKYKKEERQHPFRLHDALTNRSKDHSHFERVIDRLKQIEAEELQKADKDESIDLTGEQEVEEGTQEINEEEANSEHVEEKEVEAVEQQDVPEMESPVENYDSEDDSWRWSQYKSEV, from the exons ATGGACCTTTTAGATGATATTTTGGCTGATGGTGCTTCAAAGACCG TCAAGGCTGGCGGCAAGTTTCAACCCAAGGCAAAGCCTCGTCCAGTGAAAAAAGGTCCAGCTGTTGCGGCCTCAACAGTTTCTTTGACGTCAAAACCCACTGGTGATACTGTAGCAACTGATTCAATTGAGGCTCTTAAGAAGGATGgaaaaaatccccaaaatt ACGATGAACAAAGCTCTGTGTTAGCGGAACCTTCCTTGGAGCATCCTCTTGCTGCAGAAACTTTGTGTCCATCAGTTGGTTCATATCTAGATACAAGTACGGTAGTGCCTGATAACAGTGAAGATTCGAAAACTTGTCTTGAGAAATCCGAGGGAGAG TATGCAGGCATATATGTAGGTTTGGATTCGTTTGATGATTTACTTCCTATCTCAAGCGCCATAG AAAATTCTAGTCCCGCTACAAATCCATCTGCTGTTCATGTTGCTGGTGCAGAGAAGGGACAAGAACAACTTTCAATTCCAGTTTCTTCAGTTGATGATTCAGCTCCTAGCACTTCTAATCTTCAACCTGATGAAGTGGCAGCATGCCAAGATCCATTAACTTGTCAAGGAAGTGTTGTTCCTGTTAGTGGAAGTTGTCAGATG GAGATGGACAGCTATCCTTCCTTGGAAGCAGCAGATATCCTGGGGGTAACTACTACATCTG GGCAGAGTACCAGAAGGTTTCAACCCAAGTCCAAGCTACAAGTATACAGAGAGAGATACGACACAAGCATCCCTGATTCAGATGCAGTAGAATCAGTTTCATGTCAGCCAAATTCACACTCAGTTCATTCTGAAATGGATTTTGTGGATAGAGTGAAGGAACATGGATTCCCTGCTGATGATGTCCTTGATTTCTCAGCCAGAGGATTTGATAATAATATTATTACAGAATCTACTCATGAATTTCATGTTCATGAAGAATATGTTATCGAAGCTTCGCATTCAGATGTTGGCATCCCAGCAGAACTCCCTGAATCTACTTGTCAGATGCCTGAGGAACCT GTACATCAGAGGCCAAAGACTAAAAAGCAAAAATTGCCTGCATCTGATCTTTCTGCAATTACTGAAGAGAATGGAGCGGGTAGATCATTAAGGAGTAGAAGAAAGTCCGTAAATGCAAATAGACTAGTAGATGAGTCTGAAGTAGTAGCGGATGATGGGGAATATGTGCCTGAACAACCTAATGATTCTGTTACAAATGGTAATGATGAGGATCTTCTGGTGGAAAATGAATCACAAGGGAAAAAAGTACAGAAAAAGTCAAAGAGAACAGTTGCCGAGGATAGAAAGCAAGTTAGGAAGAGTAAAAAGACCACTGAAGCTTCAGACCAGGCAGCCAACAAGAAACCTAAGAAGTTTTCTCACTCCACTCGTCAAAAGAGGAGACAAG TGAACAAGGCTTTGCTTGAGGCTCCCGAGTATGAGATTGACTACCAAAAGGTACCTATTAAGGATCTAATTATATTAGGAGAGCACAGAGAGCGGCTGGCG AAAAAAGATGCTGCAGCGTCACAAATACCTACTACAGATCAGAG TGCTGGTGCTTCTGTTTCTAATTATAATGAGGATGAGACCTATCCTTCAGATGCCGGCGCAGAAGATAATGATCGTCAAATAGGTTCTCGGGCTCAAGATTCTTCTGCCTACTTTAATTATCAAACTTATATGGACAAAACACCCAGCACAAGGTGGTCAAAACAGGAAACAGAACTGTTCTATGAG GCTGTGCAGCAGTTTGGGACTGACTTATCCCTGATACAACAACTTTTTCCTGGCCGGACACGTAGACAGCTAAAGCTAAAATACAAGAAAGAAGAGCGGCAACATCCATTTAGGCTTCATGATGCTCTAACCAATCGTTCCAAAG ATCATTCCCACTTTGAACGAGTAATTGATCGTTTAAAACAAATTGAAGCCGAGGAATTGCAGAAAGCCGATAAAGATGAGTCAATTGACTTGACAGGGGAGCAGGAAGTGGAGGAGGGAACTCAGGAGATCAAT GAGGAAGAAGCGAATTCTGAACATGTTGAGGAAAAAGAAGTTGAAGCTGTGGAGCAACAAGATGTTCCAGAAATGGAGAGTCCAGTTGAGAACTATGATAGTGAAGATGATTCTTGGAGATGGAGTCAGTATAAGAGTGAAGTGTGA